A window from Manis javanica isolate MJ-LG chromosome 10, MJ_LKY, whole genome shotgun sequence encodes these proteins:
- the HCFC1R1 gene encoding host cell factor C1 regulator 1 isoform X1, which translates to MILQQPLKRGSPGRAQHDSRAASGTSRGLDASSPIGGAVPMSTKRRLEEEQEPLRKQFLSEENMATHFSRLSLHNDHPYCSRAMAFPPALPPLRSPCSELLLWRYPGNLIPEALRLLRLGDNPTPHYPPTPAGDIMEF; encoded by the exons ATGATCCTGCAGCAGCCCCTAAAGCGAGGTTCCCCGGGTCGGGCCCAGCACGACTCGCGGGCCGCTTCGGGGACGTCCCGAGGCCTGGACGCGAG CTCCCCTATCGGAGGAGCTGTGCCCATGAGCACCAAGCGGCGCCTGGAGGAGGAGCA GGAGCCCCTGCGCAAACAGTTCCTGTCAGAAGAGAACATGGCCACCCACTTCTCTCGGCTCAGCCTGCACAATGACCACCCTTACTGCAGTCGCGCCATGGCTTtccccccagctctgcctccactCAG GAGCCCTTGCTCTGAGCTGCTTCTCTGGCGCTATCCTGGGAACCTGATCCCTGAGGCCCTCCGGCTGTTGAGGCTGGGAGACAACCCTACACCCCACTACCCTCCAACCCCAGCTGGGGACATAATGGAGTTCTGA
- the HCFC1R1 gene encoding host cell factor C1 regulator 1 isoform X2, whose amino-acid sequence MILQQPLKRGSPGRAQHDSRAASGTSRGLDAREPLRKQFLSEENMATHFSRLSLHNDHPYCSRAMAFPPALPPLRSPCSELLLWRYPGNLIPEALRLLRLGDNPTPHYPPTPAGDIMEF is encoded by the exons ATGATCCTGCAGCAGCCCCTAAAGCGAGGTTCCCCGGGTCGGGCCCAGCACGACTCGCGGGCCGCTTCGGGGACGTCCCGAGGCCTGGACGCGAG GGAGCCCCTGCGCAAACAGTTCCTGTCAGAAGAGAACATGGCCACCCACTTCTCTCGGCTCAGCCTGCACAATGACCACCCTTACTGCAGTCGCGCCATGGCTTtccccccagctctgcctccactCAG GAGCCCTTGCTCTGAGCTGCTTCTCTGGCGCTATCCTGGGAACCTGATCCCTGAGGCCCTCCGGCTGTTGAGGCTGGGAGACAACCCTACACCCCACTACCCTCCAACCCCAGCTGGGGACATAATGGAGTTCTGA
- the HCFC1R1 gene encoding host cell factor C1 regulator 1 isoform X3 gives MATHFSRLSLHNDHPYCSRAMAFPPALPPLRSPCSELLLWRYPGNLIPEALRLLRLGDNPTPHYPPTPAGDIMEF, from the exons ATGGCCACCCACTTCTCTCGGCTCAGCCTGCACAATGACCACCCTTACTGCAGTCGCGCCATGGCTTtccccccagctctgcctccactCAG GAGCCCTTGCTCTGAGCTGCTTCTCTGGCGCTATCCTGGGAACCTGATCCCTGAGGCCCTCCGGCTGTTGAGGCTGGGAGACAACCCTACACCCCACTACCCTCCAACCCCAGCTGGGGACATAATGGAGTTCTGA
- the TNFRSF12A gene encoding tumor necrosis factor receptor superfamily member 12A, which translates to MVPGSLRPLLRLLVLGLGLALLRAAAGERMPGTTPCSRGSSWSADLDKCMDCASCPARPHSDFCHGCAAVPPASFQLLWPILGGALSLALVLGLLSGFLVWRRCRRREKFTTPIEETGGEGCPGVALIQ; encoded by the exons ATGGTTCCCGGCTCGCTGCGCCCGCTGCTGAGACTCCTCGTGCTGGGGCTCGGGCTGGCGCTGCTGCGCGCTGCAGCCGGGGAGCGGATGCCCG gcaccACCCCCTGCTCTCGCGGCAGCTCCTGGAGCGCGGACCTTGACAAGTGCATGGACTGCGCGTCGTGCCCAGCGCGACCGCACAGCGACTTCTGCCATGGCT GTGCTGCTGTCCCTCCAGCCTCTTTCCAGTTGCTGTGGCCCATCTTGGGGGGCGCTCTGAGCCTAGCCCTTGTGCTAGGACTGCTTTCCGGCTTCCTGGTCTGGAGAAGGTGCCGCAGGAGAGAGAAGTTTACCA CCCCCATAGAGGAGACCGGTGGAGAGGGCTGTCCTGGCGTGGCCCTGATCCAGTGA
- the CLDN6 gene encoding claudin-6, translating into MASAGLQILGIILTMLGWVNALVSCTLPLWKVTAFIGNNIVVAQVVWEGLWMSCVVQSTGQMQCKVYDSLLALPQDLQAARALSVITLLLALFGLLVYLAGAKCTTCVEDKDSKARLVLTSGIIFVISGVLTLIPICWTAHTIIQDFYNPLVAEAQKRELGASLYLGWAASGLLLLGGGLLCCTCPSGGSRGSSHYIARYSASAPHATPQGPSEYPTKNYV; encoded by the coding sequence ATGGCCTCTGCTGGTCTGCAAATCCTAGGGATCATTCTGACAATGCTTGGCTGGGTGAATGCTCTGGTGTCCTGTACCCTGCCCCTGTGGAAGGTGACTGCCTTCATTGGCAACAACATCGTGGTGGCCCAAGTGGTGTGGGAGGGGCTGTGGATGTCCTGCGTGGTGCAGAGCACCGGCCAGATGCAGTGCAAGGTGTATGACTCGCTGCTGGCGCTGCCCCAGGACCTTCAGGCTGCCCGGGCCCTCTCTGTCATCACTCTCCTTCTGGCCCTGTTCGGCCTGCTGGTCTACCTTGCCGGGGCCAAGTGCACCACCTGCGTGGAAGACAAGGACTCCAAGGCCCGTTTGGTGCTCACCTCTGGGATCATCTTTGTCATCTCAGGGGTCCTGACTCTGATCCCCATCTGCTGGACAGCCCACACCATCATCCAGGATTTCTACAATCCCCTGGTGGCTGAGGCCCAAAAGCGGGAACTGGGGGCCTCCCTTTACTTGGGCTGGGCAGCCTCTGGCCTTTTATTGCTGGGTGGGGGGCTGCTGTGCTGCACCTGCCCCTCTGGGGGGTCCCGGGGCTCCAGCCATTACATAGCCCGCTATTCAGCCTCTGCCCCGCATGCCACCCCTCAGGGTCCCTCTGAGTACCCCACTAAGAATTACGTCTAA
- the CLDN9 gene encoding claudin-9 — protein MASTGLELLGMTLAVLGWLGTLVSCALPLWKVTAFIGNSIVVAQVVWEGLWMSCVVQSTGQMQCKVYDSLLALPQDLQAARALCIVALLLALFGLLVAITGAQCTTCVEDEGAKARIVLTAGVVLLLSGILVLIPVCWTAHAIIQDFYNPLVAEALKRELGASLYLGWAAAALLMLGGALLCCTCPPPQIDRPRGPRLGYSIPSRSGTSGLDKRDYV, from the coding sequence ATGGCTTCCACTGGCCTAGAACTCCTGGGCATGACCCTGGCCGTGCTGGGCTGGCTGGGGACGCTGGTGTCCTGCGCCCTGCCCCTGTGGAAGGTGACTGCCTTCATCGGCAACAGCATCGTGGTGGCCCAGGTGGTATGGGAGGGGCTGTGGATGTCCTGCGTGGTGCAGAGCACCGGCCAGATGCAGTGCAAGGTGTACGACTCGCTGCTGGCGCTGCCCCAGGACCTGCAGGCTGCCCGGGCCCTCTGCATCGTTGCCCTCCTGCTGGCCCTGTTCGGCCTGCTGGTGGCCATCACAGGAGCGCAGTGCACCACCTGCGTGGAGGATGAGGGCGCCAAAGCACGCATTGTGCTCACCGCGGGAGTCGTCCTCCTCCTCTCGGGCATCCTGGTCCTCATCCCCGTCTGCTGGACGGCCCACGCCATCATCCAGGACTTCTACAACCCCTTGGTGGCCGAGGCCCTCAAGCGGGAGCTGGGGGCCTCTCTCTACCTGGGCTGGGCAGCAGCCGCCCTGCTTATGCTAGGTGGGGCCCTCCTCTGCTGCACATGCCCCCCGCCCCAGATTGACCGGCCCCGAGGACCGAGGCTGGGCTACTCCATCCCCTCTCGATCGGGCACATCAGGTTTGGACAAGAGGGACTACGTGTGA